GGATTTGGAAAAGTTTCAAAAAATCTCATAAATTTGATTAAATCAGATGACATTACATTTGTAACTTCAATGGATGGCAGGTCTAATAAAACCATTGGATCCATTGAAAAATTAGAAATCGATGTTTTGGATACATTTAAGGATGTAGCTATTGTATCAGACATTTTAATTTCTGCAAACTCTCCGAAAAATGCAATAGATGCTGCAAAAAATTATGGGAAATTTACAAAAGGAATCTATCTTGACTTAAACAATATTTCTCCGGAAACAACTCTTGAAATAAATAATTATGTTGAGAATCTTGTTGATGGTGCAATAATTGGAAAAGTAGATTCTGATAATCCTGTTTTATATTTATCCGGTGCAAAATCAGATGAATTGCTATTTTTAGATAAGTTCATTCAAACTAAAAAGATCAGCGATAGCGTTGGGGATGTAGCTATTTTGAAACTGCTTAGAAGCAGTTATACAAAGACATTATCTGCTCTTTTGATTGAATCAGCTCAAATAGCTAACGAATATGATTTGGAAAAAGAGTTTTTTGATATTTTATCCCTGACTGAAGGAGATGATTTTAGGGAAAAATCCACATCAAGAATAAATAATACATTGAATAATTCAAAAAGAAAAGCTGAAGAGCTTGAAGAAATAATTAATTGTTTTGATAAAAATGAGTTGATAATGGTTAAGGCAGCCTTAGAAAAGCTTAACCAATAACCACTTTAACTTTAAATCCTTTTTTAGCTTCTTTTATATGTCCGTTAACTGGAATGAAGTGTGCATCCATGATGTATCTTAGGTATGTAACTTCTTTTGCTGGAAGCCTTAAGTTTGTTTTAATCTTTTTACCTTCACTTTTGAACTGAACTGAAATCTTCCCGTTCTTGTCAACATACAAGTCTGTTTTAAGACCTTCTTTTGTAATTTTTGTCTCAAATTTAGTTAGATTCAAACCAGCTTCCAAGCTTAATGGAGCATCAACATCAATCTTTTCGCTTCTGAACTTGTCATTTGCTTCACGGGCATCCAAATCACTACTTGCAACATACCATGCCCTGTCAATGACTCTTTGAACTTTCTGGTTGTCAGGAATAACACCCTGAGATTCATAACTTTTCATCAAATCCATTACTTCTTTTTTTGTAACTTCCATTTCAATCGCACTGATTGCAAGCCTGGTCATTACCGGACCATAGTCGGACCTTCTAAATACGGCCCATATGGATTCTGGGTCTCTATAAACTCTTCTTTTGATGATTTCATTAATTGTATTCCCATTGAGGTAAGCTATTTTTTCAAGATTTCCTCTGGAATAAGTGTTCATTCTTTTGTAAATATCAGCCCAATTCCTGTCTCCAGGAACTCTTCCAGCATCGATTTCGCGCTGGAGAATCTCAACAGTTGTTTCTGGAAGCAAATCTTTAACTTCATCAGTGATTACCATTCCATTATCAATAATTGACTGTCTGATGAGCCTTCCGGAATATTTGTCTTTGTTGAATTCCTTAACTACATGGTAATTGAGTTTGGATCCAAGAAAATGATTGATTGCATACCAGCGTATTTCGTTTCTGTTTGTGTAGCTTTTTGGCATTCCGACAAAGTTTCCTTCATCAATGAATTTCTGTGCTTTTGATTTTATTTCATCAAGTGAGATTTTCGCTGAAGTAATGTAGTCAGTCACTCCATCATCAATCATTTGTTTAAGTCTAATAGGTACACTGTAGGATAATACTAATCTATGATGTAATCCTTCAAAAGATTTAACATCATCAGCACCCAATGCCAATGCCATATCTCTACGGGCTTCAAAATTAACGAAAAATGGAGCATGATTTGCGCTGAATCCCTTATTTAAATAAACAACTACTTTCTTATCTTCCTTATCAGCTAGTTTTCTAGCCTCTTTAATTAATTTTTCATGACCTTTATGAACAGGGTCAAAATCTGCACTAATTCCAATCAATATTAACACCAAAAAAAAGAAAAAATTTGGATAGACTATCTATCCATTAATTTTAAAATACCACTTATCACTAACCAAATTCCGATTAAAGTACCAAGAATAATTGGGTTTGAGAGATAAGTTCCAATAATTATATATAATAAACCAAGAACAATTCCAATGATTCCAATATAAAAACCATATCTTGAATTACGGTTGTTGATCAATGAAGCAACAGCAACAATGATTAACATTATTCCTGCGAAATACATTGAAATTTCAGTTAGGAATCCAAGTAATGCTGGATTGAATATCAAACAAATACTTAAGAATAAAAGTATAAGTCCTAAAACTAAATCAAGTATTGCACCACTACTATTATAGTCTATAATTGTTACTCCAACAATAAGCAAGTAAATAGACATTAATAATACGGATAAACCAATTAAGGAACTAACTCCAATAACTCCCATTATTGGAAAAATGATAATTATTAATCCGAGAAGTATGGATAGTAAACTAACAAATTTAGTTTTCATAATTTCCTCCTACTAATTAATTAATATTTCAAATTATATTAATATAATGGGATATGCTTAATCTCAACAGTTGAGCTATTCATATCTGAATTATTAATTTCAGCTAACCATTCACTTTTGCATTCACAGTCATATTCGATTTTAGTCTGTGTTAAATTGTTAGCTATAATCATATGTTTTAAGTCTTTATTACATTTTTTACAGTTGTATGGTCCACGTC
This region of Methanobrevibacter sp. genomic DNA includes:
- a CDS encoding NAD(P)-dependent oxidoreductase; this translates as MIIGLIGFGKVSKNLINLIKSDDITFVTSMDGRSNKTIGSIEKLEIDVLDTFKDVAIVSDILISANSPKNAIDAAKNYGKFTKGIYLDLNNISPETTLEINNYVENLVDGAIIGKVDSDNPVLYLSGAKSDELLFLDKFIQTKKISDSVGDVAILKLLRSSYTKTLSALLIESAQIANEYDLEKEFFDILSLTEGDDFREKSTSRINNTLNNSKRKAEELEEIINCFDKNELIMVKAALEKLNQ
- a CDS encoding adenylyltransferase/cytidyltransferase family protein; translated protein: MLILIGISADFDPVHKGHEKLIKEARKLADKEDKKVVVYLNKGFSANHAPFFVNFEARRDMALALGADDVKSFEGLHHRLVLSYSVPIRLKQMIDDGVTDYITSAKISLDEIKSKAQKFIDEGNFVGMPKSYTNRNEIRWYAINHFLGSKLNYHVVKEFNKDKYSGRLIRQSIIDNGMVITDEVKDLLPETTVEILQREIDAGRVPGDRNWADIYKRMNTYSRGNLEKIAYLNGNTINEIIKRRVYRDPESIWAVFRRSDYGPVMTRLAISAIEMEVTKKEVMDLMKSYESQGVIPDNQKVQRVIDRAWYVASSDLDAREANDKFRSEKIDVDAPLSLEAGLNLTKFETKITKEGLKTDLYVDKNGKISVQFKSEGKKIKTNLRLPAKEVTYLRYIMDAHFIPVNGHIKEAKKGFKVKVVIG
- a CDS encoding DUF308 domain-containing protein, whose product is MKTKFVSLLSILLGLIIIIFPIMGVIGVSSLIGLSVLLMSIYLLIVGVTIIDYNSSGAILDLVLGLILLFLSICLIFNPALLGFLTEISMYFAGIMLIIVAVASLINNRNSRYGFYIGIIGIVLGLLYIIIGTYLSNPIILGTLIGIWLVISGILKLMDR